The Petrotoga sibirica DSM 13575 nucleotide sequence TTAGAATGGTTAAAAAAATATAATTATGATATAGATAAGATTAAAGATAAAAGTGTAACCTCTTTAAGGGAAGAACTGTTAAGTATAAAAGGCATAGGGAAAGAAACCGCTGATTCTATCCTTTTATACGCTTTTGAAATGCCAGTTTTTGTGATAGATGCTTATACAAAGAGAATGTTTTCACGATTAGGTTTAATATCAGGCAAAGAATACGACGAGTTTCAAAATTTCTTCGAGAAAAACTTAAGAAAAGACGTTCAACTTTACAACGAATACCATGCCTTGATAGTTAAGCACTCAAAGGTTTACTGTAAAAAGATGCCTAAATGCTCTGAGTGTTTTCTAAAAGAAAAATGTAATTGGGGAGTGAATAACCTATAATATCTTACAACAAACTTGACCTTAAACAAATCCAAAAAATTGGAACGACTATTTCTAAATACATCTTTCCAGGTGCAAAATTATTACTTTTCGGCAATTTGGGAACGGGGAAAACAACGTTAACATCGTATATTGTTAACAGCTTGAGCAAAAGCCCTATAAATGTGACAAGCCCTACTTTTTCTTTAGTAAAGGTATATAATACAAATCCAAC carries:
- a CDS encoding endonuclease III domain-containing protein → MNRVYEIYKGLYDYYGPQHWWPADNWFEVTVGAILTQNTSWNNVEKSIENMKQGDLLEPQKLSEIKEKDLAQLIRSSGFYNLKSKRLKNFLEWLKKYNYDIDKIKDKSVTSLREELLSIKGIGKETADSILLYAFEMPVFVIDAYTKRMFSRLGLISGKEYDEFQNFFEKNLRKDVQLYNEYHALIVKHSKVYCKKMPKCSECFLKEKCNWGVNNL